From Polyodon spathula isolate WHYD16114869_AA chromosome 24, ASM1765450v1, whole genome shotgun sequence, one genomic window encodes:
- the LOC121299259 gene encoding carcinoembryonic antigen-related cell adhesion molecule 5-like: MYISSLISFSCMTKGFHLLHSVMENTRVPVLTLLLFALIKGYWCLDVTIIKNPVKIGDDVLFEINPPSVPQSGSWNAQTMLVFWFGSNMISGVGYKGRVSVNTSTGSLTLKSVRLSDSGKYFVQVQTTDGFEFSGNTTLTVFEPVSQPTVRSNVTNPVEFNDTVSLTCTASGSAVSYQWLNGSSVLSDSERIHLSDDNKTLTIPRVLRSDDGTLHCYVFNAVSNSTSEPFHLIVSYGPDDMTINPPEPIYSSAGSDLTLSCYAQSSPPAHYQWFFNGAPLNKLGSQLNMAHIGLNQTGNYTCWASNNITLRYGDVTSSITVIEPITNVTLNPTPAQPILNNPFNLTCEVSGLGSADSRLWMMDGQPLSTDNRITLSVDNSTVFFNPVLLSDNGIYQCTASNLVSNKTGAGYKLIVNYGPEEAFIKAPDLAANGSAIKLTCSARSQPPSEYNWYLNGQQTANGSEYKIDHVNSDNQGIYICVAWNSVTGRNSSAIKELTVIDLITEVSVNHTPAHPILNDNLSLTCAVYGTVDSRHWLKDGQPLSTEDGITLSGDNSTVSFNPVLMTDNGTYQCTANNPLSNKTSDGYTLVVNYGPEQASITGPHLAAVGSSVTLTCSAHSQPHSEYTWYLNGTETAQGSHYNMSPVSSANSGPYTCVARNSVTGNSSSAVIEFIVIELITEVSVNHTPAHPILNDNLNLTCAVSGTVDSRHWLKDGQPLSTEDGITLSGDNSTVSFNPVLMTDNGTYQCTANNPLSNKTSNGYTLVVNYGPEQASITGPHLAAVGSSVTLTCSAHSQPPSEYTWYLNGTETAQGSHYNMSPVSAANSGPYTCVAQNSVTGNSSSAEIEFIVIEPASSINVEPTPAYPIENNTFSLTCNVTWAADSRLWWKDDQPLSTTERITLSGDNSTVSFHPVLQSDNGIYQCTASNPVSQLTSTGYRLVVNYGPQHVSITGPTLAFKGSTVTFTCSAHSQPSCEYTWYFKGKETAKGSQYKISAVSTNNNGRYTCVAWNSVTGRNSSAIKDLVVADLNGSASLASGHAVEVVIAVLVLLLCVSG; encoded by the exons atgtacaTTAGCAGTCTGATCAGCTTCTCGTGTATGACAAAGGGGTTTCATTTGCTACACAGCGTGATGGAGAACACACGAGTACCAGTGCTGACCCTACTCCTTTTTGCGTTGATAAAAG GTTATTGGTGTCTGGATGTAACCATTATTAAAAATCCTGTGAAGATTGGGGATGATGTGCTGTTTGAGATTAACCCCCCCTCTGTGCCACAATCAGGATCCTGGAATGCACAGACGATGTTGGTTTTTTGGTTTGGCTCTAATATGATTTCAGGTGTTGGATATAAAGGGAGAGTCTCTGTGAATACTAGCACTGGATCACTGACACTGAAGTCTGTAAGACTCAGTGACTCCGGAAAATATTTTGTTCAGGTTCAAACCACGGATGGCTTTGAATTCAGTGGAAATACTACCTTGACTGTTTTTG AACCTGTCTCCCAACCAACAGTCCGCTCCAATGTTACTAATCCAGTGGAGTTCAATGACACTGTCAGTTTGACCTGTACAGCCTCTGGTTCTGCCGTCTCCTACCAATGGCTCAATGGCAGCTCTGTGCTTAGTGACAGTGAGCGGATTCACTTGAGTGATGACAATAAAACACTGACCATACCCAGGGTGTTGAGATCTGATGATGGGACCCTGCATTGCTATGTGTTTAACGCTGTCAGTAACAGCACCAGCGAGCCGTTTCATCTCATCGTGAGCT ACGGGCCGGATGACATGACTATAAACCCCCCAGAACCAATCTATAGCAGTGCAGGATCAGACCTCACCCTGTCCTGCTATGCACAGTCCAGCCCACCTGCTCACTACCAATGGTTCTTTAATGGAGCCCCTCTTAACAAACTGGGATCACAGCTGAATATGGCTCACATTGGACTCAATCAGACTGGAAACTATACCTGCTGGGCCTCTAACAATATAACCCTTAGGTATGGTGATGTAACAAGCAGCATAACTGTTATAG AACCGATAACTAATGTGACTTTGAACCCCACCCCTGCACAGCCAATACTGAATAACCCATTCAATCTAACCTGCGAGGTGTCTGGGTTAGGGTCTGCTGATTCAAGGCTGTGGATGATGGATGGTCAGCCCCTGTCCACTGATAATAGGATAACATTATCAGTGGACAACAGCACGGTCTTCTTCAACCCAGTTCTACTGTCTGATAACGGCATATATCAGTGTACAGCTTCTAACCTTGTAAGCAATAAGACTGGAGCTGGATACAAATTAATTGTAAACT ATGGACCAGAGGAGGCCTTCATTAAGGCACCAGACTTGGCAGCTAATGGTTCAGCAATAAAGTTAACATGTTCAGCTCGCTCTCAGCCCCCCAGTGAATACAACTGGTATCTCAATGGGCAACAGACTGCCAACGGCTCAGAATACAAGATAGATCATGTAAACTCTGATAATCAGGGAATTTACATCTGTGTGGCTTGGAATTCTGTGACCGGAAGGAACAGTTCTGCCATAAAGGAGCTTACAGTAATAG ACCTGATAACTGAGGTTTCTGTGAACCACACCCCTGCACACCCAATATTAAATGACAATCTGAGTCTGACCTGTGCCGTGTATGGAACCGTTGACTCAAGGCACTGGCTGAAGGACGGTCAGCCTCTGTCTACTGAAGATGGAATAACATTGTCTGGAGACAACAGCACAGTCTCCTTCAACCCAGTACTGATGACTGATAACGGCACATATCAGTGTACAGCAAATAACCCTTTAAGTAATAAGACCAGCGATGGATACACACTGGTCGTCAACT ATGGACCCGAGCAAGCATCCATTACAGGACCACATTTGGCAGCTGTAGGTTCATCTGTAACATTGACCTGTTCAGCTCACTCTCAGCCCCATTCTGAGTACACTTGGTATCTCAATGGGACAGAGACTGCCCAGGGCTCACATTACAACATGAGTCCTGTGAGCTCTGCTAATAGTGGGCCATACACCTGTGTGGCTCGAAACTCAGTGACTGGAAACAGCAGTTCTGCTGTAATTGAATTTATTGTGATTG AACTGATAACTGAGGTTTCTGTGAACCACACCCCTGCACACCCAATATTGAACGACAATCTGAATCTGACCTGTGCCGTGTCTGGAACCGTTGACTCAAGGCACTGGCTGAAGGACGGTCAGCCTCTGTCTACTGAAGATGGAATAACATTGTCTGGAGACAACAGCACAGTCTCCTTCAACCCAGTACTGATGACTGATAACGGCACATATCAGTGTACAGCAAATAACCCTTTAAGTAATAAGACCAGCAATGGATACACACTGGTCGTCAACT aTGGACCCGAGCAAGCATCCATTACAGGACCACATTTGGCAGCTGTAGGTTCATCTGTAACATTGACCTGTTCAGCTCACTCTCAGCCCCCTTCTGAGTACACTTGGTATCTCAATGGGACAGAGACTGCCCAGGGCTCACATTACAACATGAGTCCTGTGAGCGCAGCTAATAGTGGGCCATATACCTGTGTGGCTCAAAACTCAGTGACTGGAAACAGCAGTTCTGCTGAAATTGAATTTATTGTGATTG AACCAGCATCCAGCATTAATGTGGAACCCACCCCTGCATACCCAATAGAGAACAACACATTCAGTCTGACCTGCAATGTAACTTGGGCCGCTGACTCAAGGCTCTGGTGGAAGGATGATCAGCCTCTATCCACTACTGAAAGGATCACATTGTCTGGAGACAACAGCACAGTCTCCTTCCACCCAGTACTGCAGTCTGATAACGGCATATATCAGTGTACAGCTTCTAACCCTGTAAGCCAATTGACTAGCACTGGATACAGACTGGTTGTGAACT ATGGACCACAGCATGTCTCCATTACAGGACCAACCTTGGCATTTAAGGGCTCAACGGTAACATTCACATGTTCGGCTCACTCTCAGCCCTCTTGTGAATACACTTGGTATTTCAAAGGGAAAGAGACGGCCAAGGGCTCACAATACAAGATATCTGCTGTAAGCACTAATAATAATGGGAGATACACTTGTGTGGCCTGGAACTCAGTGACCGGAAGGAACAGTTCTGCAATAAAGGACCTTGTTGTGGCTG